A portion of the Parasteatoda tepidariorum isolate YZ-2023 chromosome 5, CAS_Ptep_4.0, whole genome shotgun sequence genome contains these proteins:
- the LOC107449294 gene encoding serine-rich adhesin for platelets isoform X2 gives MEDTPGRNVQKSEFTAENEEMYSSEMQTGSELFEISNISTKLVAGRKKFNILSLWKKSHIKVLKNLKNSHFSDKSNPKFAYDIIKPNPQFALKIKKRSNEKSKSLKHIEMYVSDQSPYTPATRHITKKRKCLGSHEGSDQSSSNILNSSETFKSELHIQSDKNKKSSVSFSGCHSSPNFNMLDSNSYDVCGNKKSKWQPMNEIPDHRHKSQINDDKKSRECETISQVDVDEHSLQTLADDQASNSILISAEFQEEIIDNNQVALYTDDNIPSLASPIKINLYQKMCDNLDASLYPSHIDKLSVIKTDCRKNSLSMTQNTTSKCKFKKSKISNKEIKIINSEKLNASDEVKSYDSIYALEKKHLENEKGSTCFIKSPQCVPETNVKEKIDSTVKFNSMCAEKEVRDDDSPELFINTDISDSEDINYPSHDDKNMKMAASFPEKNIYGKDSLTTHTKLADNDMISFKHGEAGVNSHALDKALPSDITEHIGSIDFSSFQCKSQKITKDCSEKIVEISQTSPIQGLFEHHKTFHSVDQANEIRTVKSTSKCAQIDCEISNDSASDIAVKKFDGSFNFQSFSKGKTDPLVNSSCDKRNSLKVADKSESAKSSHSSGNQDYLSEQDITDSKDQASLSNAGESNAKWIQIDSSDDCISVVTAKNFDYCSDTQNVSNSDIKNKNMPFVCLSSTGSIKNSSIDLLNGNSHKNRDNIKNEEIVDCEDEVDMTETEESVAKWFPIEYESSNDSPSKTDIEEFKSSFDAVNSNFSFKISLNSSSKQDDAKLKDSVLQECSYNAIDSNIGHDITEPVIKDKKLLSPDSSLESNGLDLTKSSKVADIKSAQQQNTHSVNAQKDNHLVISANTADGLTLKEDFSTRNLVRSTSSQICSFSDSSENKKGLEIKVLESDRMSDSKIGHDISDAVLVDEHSFSFDYFPPAPTCSYSTWEPKSSEKVIASPHIDRNNSSTSDETSTLNKKKQSPRNSDNFVPSIEMFCDDNTVEIIEKVPLVDVQKEDIDKRALTVTSSNDPLIELQDVLFDSAIGHDTSNISSNKLISSVVNDDNTDLPTKTLSETTLKKRNSIHTAVVDEECLSISSQELFPDLYDASEDKNSTERIVLEDNIVSSSAVSFHKNKDLVDAQSNSKVIDKNTSSSSDEMINEQPLAFSSVDVTFCKTPRDALSLAAKGKIDESTLSYRNETEIIKASNDIFDASDPACNDKFFPELNFSDFVEKKVSDISEFNFLANSLSNVEVENSKQVSDNVQVSSQMEKLPDKNEMPQKPLTDEVMVNGNDSFEADLELFFREELSEKDHIKQAKYSSVPSNKSTEDVNPIMVETERTENDVSKLKNIFTDEENPVLVNQSNELSSQKMESSQTEDNIMNAFNVSSKAKDNIMKASNVSPKTKDNMMNSSDVSTEVHNYKRTVDLDFSDIELGPFNLINNVETKLVPQCLSPQTFRNLYGLMCDKMTSGELYDSESSDKTESPDELNDSEFPLSQSMPNEKSVDDKWETSFLGCEEMTTSHSFPKIQYLKNLDLIPSFCETANIAQHEASMDEPASLECLSSGNNEPISRLTKSFITYSSVLPRLFFGIDANRFSDLFTDSPEAETEKHTLFIDNTLAGNNSIVSETSNLTTAVKNNPQSRRKANADNKSGVLSRNSSTQIKKRGRKPLVFNSSKRERTISNCATCFVSETDPLTSVVKNNRQNNSRSRREADADYKSGVGAVNTRTNIGDKIFNKRDSYKSLPKTNLDLNSTVIEKNVNDLKTPTKLNLNHTGNGEKFVNKESLDSNSHPVSKIVDVKSLNNDNNINQNSNVCEVEKNNVVKLLRKCKGLSITLEDCLSPIQKRTIFSNAHSLKIDFGSLPEDSKKKLNDNDLTAEKTSKVCKIDCLKLVDDDTFGNINYNSKASHTEEEIAPQLLNKCRNLSIIIKDCLSPLRKRNIVCNEQTSSTNDSLKNDFQAVCKTSEENISDNFTDDNVNYYSNICDIANDNISQLLNKCKTVVSNEDCLSLTQNKNDLQDISTVSEKELRDASNVKKCIQIDLNHDSESPQVSEANISPSKILPSNIYSNQELNEDSNSFVSRIGSNVKFQSCVKNSGNKEHSLTNGKKSSPDDTNSVKTNTLPSHGVSLNNDSVITKEISSTNSGTLSNQSLSLLQKCKPLKIVLKDYFRTQNLDASLYLSSQVVDNFVNYHSQLSTLNVPGSIVPKNCSSTQLSMSKISDSSLFLSSQVVEDFVSYQTKESTLEVSESTFLEDCPESQIMTQNSDTSLHLSSQVVSDFVNFQYQESCSEVSKYSTVHKDSFENSEASLYLSSQVVNDFANFQSRESTLEVPDCSGFSGECTLTESLRKSCKRMDSCEFDENFVYSKKAKMKELRILTQSELPLLAENSKPQNVTVKKKNPATCKSPSCTSTKKKNGNESPAQIKEITRSSSRNNKRLGVVDHEKNNISEKSFDNSSIPFLEYIQSSLLEQNEDLKRPQTSINVSLEGNNSKFNRSSEKSSVSSIICLEKQQVKSNSLEYVSYFEKKPHRKNNVKKPERASRLRSISSLCWNNDYVSSSGRNFSPEMNNEEVLINVNKKNTTKQKSPLETVPKCTVDSCFDIFPKGVALCFKTLEQIVFTEDGVKFIIHYIANGLSDAAKATDNRDVILYILKYLSMSQRNPIAVFRDTKDPSALLPLVESCLASAILIVNSNLKDSDWLPDLINVMYQMILSKASLSLFALCSMCRVLIEVCKQLQNKEIPITFACDVLKMKHKYSIMLITYIVGLWPELFYLPLEAPDEEKIFYGALHYGALKKCQEIKFKDHITCVSLLNELMIIPAILDVDCCTDILIKDIKEMCLKAPSENEVMMSTIPLLIFAAQEGWQWAKDKLLEPHIIPAITAYSELDTNEKALTIFCNLYAEICFFSPDGTYPELFLMNCFEKHSSDVGYNLIQDATALTSLKLIVFRGQQLPQNLADWIAANDFSPKVSELYAYFQRKLMHSKPDISKKEIF, from the exons ATGGAAGACACGCCGGGACGAAATGTTCAAAAATCTGAATTCACAGctgaaaatgaagaaatgtattcTTCTGAAATGCAGACTGGAtctgaattatttgaaattagcaaTATTTCTACAAAACTAGTTGCAGGacgtaaaaaattcaatatattatcattatggaaaaaaagtcacattaaagttttgaaaaatctaaagaactctcatttttctgataaaagcAACCCTAAATTTGCTTATgatattataaaaccaaatcCTCAATTTGCTCTGAAGATAAAAAAGCgttcaaatgaaaaatctaaGTCATTAAAACATATTGAAATGTATGTAAGTGACCAATCTCCCTATACTCCAGCCACTCGccatattactaaaaaaagaaagtgcttAGGCTCACATGAGGGTTCTGACCAGTCATCTTCTAATATTCTAAATTCATCTGAAACTTTTAAGTCAGAACTACATATTCAatctgataaaaataagaagagtTCTGTTAGTTTTAGCGGGTGTCATTCTTCTCCTAATTTCAATATGTTAGATTCAAATTCATATGATGTTTGTGGgaataaaaaatccaaatgGCAGCCTATGAATGAAATACCAGATCATAGACATAAAAGTCAAATTAATGACGATAAGAAATCCCGTGAATGTGAGACGATTTCACAAGTTGATGTGGATGAACACAGTCTTCAGACATTAGCTGATGATCAGGCATCCAATTCTATTCTCATATCAGCTGAATTTCAAGAGGAGATCATTGATAATAATCAGGTAGCCTTATATACTGATGATAATATTCCATCATTGGCTTCtcctattaaaattaatttgtatcaaAAGATGTGTGATAATTTGGACGCTTCTCTCTATCCTAGTCACATTGATAAATTATCGGTAATAAAAACTGATTGCCGCAAAAACAGTTTGAGTATGACTCAGAATACCACAagcaaatgtaaatttaaaaaatcgaagATCTccaacaaagaaattaaaattatcaattctgaaaaattaaatgcatctGATGAGGTTAAATCTTATGACTCAATATATGCattagaaaagaaacatttagaaaatgaaaaaggaaGCACCTGTTTTATAAAATCGCCACAATGTGTGCCAGAAACTAACGTGAAGGAAAAAATAGATTccacagtaaaatttaattcaatgtgTGCTGAAAAGGAAGTGCGGGATGATGATTCtcctgaattatttataaatactgacATTTCCGATTCTGAAGACATTAATTACCCATCACATGAtgataaaaacatgaaaatggCAGCTAGCTTtccagaaaaaaacatttatggcAAGGATAGTCTAACTACTCACACTAAACTTGCTGACAATGATatgatttcatttaaacatGGTGAAGCTGGTGTGAATTCTCACGCTCTTGATAAAGCTCTCCCTAGTGATATTACTGAACATATTGGAAGTATTGATTTCTCATCCTTCCAGTGCAAATCTCAAAAAATAACTAAGGATTGTTCGgagaaaattgttgaaattagtCAAACATCTCCGATACAAGGCCTTTTTGAACACcataaaacttttcattctgTAGACCAAGCTAATGAGATAAGAACTGTAAAATCTACTTCTAAATGTGCTCAAATTGATTGTGAGATTTCTAATGATTCTGCTTCCGATATcgctgttaaaaaatttgacggctcttttaattttcaaagtttttctaAAGGCAAGACAGATCCTCTTGTTAATTCATCCTGTGATAAACGTAACTCTTTAAAAGTAGCTGATAAAAGTGAGTCAGCCAAGTCTAGTCATAGCAGTGGTAATCAAGATTATTTAAGTGAACAAGATATAACTGATTCCAAAGATCAAGCTAGTCTATCGAATGCTGGTGAATCCAATGCTAAATGGATTCAGATTGACTCTTCAGATGATTGTATATCTGTAGTCACTGCAAAAAACTTTGATTACTGTTCTGATACCCAAAATGTCTCTAATAGtgacatcaaaaataaaaatatgccttTTGTTTGTTTATCATCTACAGGAAGTATCAAAAATAGTTCAATAGATCTCCTGAATGGTAACAGTCATAAAAATAGagacaatattaaaaatgaagaaattgtgGATTGTGAAGATGAAGTAGATATGACTGAAACAGAAGAATCCGTTGCTAAGTGGTTTCCAATTGAGTATGAATCTTCAAATGATTCTCCTTCTAAAACTGACATAGAAGAATTTAAGAGCTCTTTTGATGctgtaaattcaaatttttcatttaagatttCCTTGAATTCATCAAGTAAACAAGATgatgcaaaattaaaagactCTGTTTTACAAGAATGTTCATATAATGCAATTGATTCAAACATTGGACATGATATTACTGAACCAGtcataaaagacaaaaaattgcTTTCCCCTGATTCATCTCTTGAGTCAAATGGCTTAGATTTAACAAAAAGTAGTAAGGTCGCTGATATTAAATCTGCTCAACAACAAAATACACACTCAGTTAATGCTCAGAAAGATAATCATTTAGTTATTTCAGCAAATACAGCTGATGGTCTAACTTTAAAAGAAGACTTCAGTACAAGAAATTTAGTTCGAAGTACCAGTAGTCAAATCTGTTCATTCAGTGattcatcagaaaataaaaagggTTTGGAAATCAAAGTCTTAGAATCAGATAGGATGTCTGATTCTAAAATAGGACATGACATTAGTGATGCAGTTTTAGTAGATGAACATTCATTTTCCTTTGATTACTTTCCTCCTGCACCAACCTGCTCATATTCAACTTGGGAGCCTAAATCTTCTGAAAAGGTAATTGCCTCTCCTCATATTGATAGAAATAATTCTTCAACCTCAGATGAGACTTcgactttaaataaaaagaaacaaagtcCAAGAAATAGTGATAACTTTGTGCCGTCCATAGAAATGTTTTGTGATGACAACACAGtcgaaataattgaaaaagtgcCATTAGTTGATGTACAAAAGGAAGATATAGACAAAAGAGCTCTAACTGTTACATCTAGCAATGATCCATTAATCGAATTACAAGATGTATTGTTTGATTCAGCTATTGGACATGATACATCAAACATATCAAGTAATAAGCTAATCAGCTCTGTTGTAAATGATGATAATACTGATTTGCCAACTAAAACTTTAAGTGAGACTACACTAAAAAAACGCAACAGCATTCACACTGCTGTTGTGGATGAAGAGTGTTTATCTATTAGTTCACAAGAATTATTTCCAGATTTATATGATGCTTCTGAAGATAAAAACTCAACTGAGCGTATTGTTCTAGAAGATAACATAGTTTCAAGTTCTGCTGTTTCCTTCCACAAAAATAAGGATTTGGTAGATGCCCAATCAAACTCAAAAGTGATTGACAAAAATACTTCAAGCTCATCAGACGAGATGATTAATGAACAGCCATTGGCTTTTTCATCAGTAGATGTCACTTTCTGCAAAACTCCAAGAGATGCACTGTCACTTGCTGCAAAAG gtaAAATAGATGAATCAACTCTATCATATAGAAATGAAACAGAAATAATCAAAGCATCAAATGATATATTTGATGCCTCAGATCCAGCTTGTAATGATAAATTCTTTCCTGAATTGAACTTTTCTGACTTTGTTGAAAAGAAAGTCTCTGACATTTCTGAATTCAATTTTCTCGCAAATTCTTTGAGTAACGTTGAAGTTGAGAACTCAAAACAAGTATCAGATAATGTTCAAGTGTCTAgtcaaatggaaaaattacctgataaaaatgaaatgcctCAAAAACCACTGACAGATGAAGTAATGGTTAATGGTAATGACAGTTTTGAGGCAGaccttgaattattttttcgtgAGGAGTTGTCAGAAAAGGATCACATTAAACAAGCAAAATATTCCTCAGTACCATCAAACAAAAGTACTGAGGATGTCAATCCAATTATGGTAGAAACTGAAAGAACTGAAAATGAtgtgtcaaaattaaaaaacatatttactgACGAAGAAAATCCTGTCTTGGTGAATCAATCTAATGAACTCAGCTCACAAAAAATGGAATCTAGTCAAACAGAAGATAATATAATGAATGCCTTCAATGTATCTTCAAAAGCAAAAGATAATATAATGAAGGCCTCCAACGTGTCACCGAAAACAAAAGATAATATGATGAACTCTTCTGATGTGTCAACAGAAGTACACAATTACAAAAGAACTGTTGATTTAGATTTTTCAGACATTGAGCTTGGACCTTTCAATCTAATAAACAATGTGGAAACAAAACTAGTTCCCCAATGCCTTTCTCCACaaacatttagaaatttatatggTCTTATGTGTGACAAAATGACATCTGGTGAATTGTATGACTCTGAATCATCTGACAAAACAGAGTCTCCTGATGAATTGAATGACTCGGAATTCCCTCTTTCACAAAGCATGCCTAATGAAAAGAGTGTAGATGACAAATGGGAAACTAGCTTCTTAGGGTGTGAGGAAATGACTACGTCACACTCATTTCCGAAAattcaatatcttaaaaatctAGACCTAATACCTTCTTTTTGCGAAACAGCTAATATTGCACAACATGAAGCTTCCATGGATGAGCCAGCATCTCTTGAGTGTTTATCATCTGGTAACAATGAGCCTATAAGCAGGCTTACAAAAAGCTTCATAACATATAGTTCTGTGCTTCCACGACTTTTCTTTGGTATAGATGCAAACAGATTTAGTGACCTGTTCACTGACTCACCTGAAGCAGAAACAGAGAAGCATACTCTTTTCATTGATAATACGTTAGCTGGCAATAATAGTATTGTCTCTGAAACAAGCAATTTAACAActgctgtaaaaaataatcCTCAATCAAGGCGTAAAGCTAATGCAGATAATAAAAGTGGTGTTTTGTCCAGAAATTCTTCTACTCAAATCAAGAAAAGAGGACGTAAACCTTTGGTGTTCAATAGTAGCAAACGAGAGAGAACGATCTCCAACTGTGCAACTTGTTTCGTGTCTGAAACAGACCCTTTAACATCTGtcgtaaaaaataatagacaaaATAATTCTCGATCAAGGCGTGAAGCTGATGCAGATTATAAAAGTGGTGTTGGTGCTGTGAATACTAGAACTAATATTggagacaaaatatttaataaaagagattCATATAAGTCTTTGCCCAAAACGAATTTAGATTTAAACAGCACAGTAATCGAAAAGAATGTCAACGATCTAAAAACACCaactaaactaaatttaaaccaTACTGGAAATGGAGAAAAGTTTGTAAATAAGGAATCGCTTGATTCAAACTCTCACCCTGTAAGCAAAATAGTTGATGTGAAATCTCTtaacaatgataataatataaaccaGAATTCTAATGTCTGTgaggtagaaaaaaataatgttgtcaagctattaagaaaatgtaaaggTCTGAGCATTACCCTTGAAGACTGTTTATCTCCAATACAAAAaagaaccatattttccaatgctcattcattaaaaattgactTTGGAAGTCTTCCAGAagattcaaaaaagaaattaaatgataatgattTAACTGCTGAAAAAACATCAAAAGTATGCAAAATAGATTGTCTTAAGTTAGTTGACGATGATACATTTggtaatattaattacaattctAAAGCTAGTCACACAGAAGAAGAAATTGCTCCCCagctattaaataaatgcagaaatctaagtattattattaaggaCTGCTTATCACCTCTACGAAAAAGAAACATTGTCTGCAATGAGCAGACATCTTCAACAAACGATAGTTTGAAAAATGACTTTCAGGCTGTTTGCAAAACTTCAGAAGAAAATATAAGTGACAATTTTACGGATGATAATGTAAATTACTATTCTAATATCTGTGATATAGCGAATGACAATATTTCTCagctattaaataaatgcaaaactgTTGTCTCTAATGAAGACTGCTTATcattaacacaaaataaaaatgatcttcAAGATATTTCAACGGTTTCAGAAAAGGAACTAAGAGATGCtagtaatgttaaaaaatgtattcaaattgaCTTGAATCATGATTCTGAAAGCCCACAAGTTTCAGAAGCTAATATATCACcttcaaaaattttgccatCAAATATCTACTCAAATCAAGAATTAAATGAAGATAGCAACTCTTTTGTCTCAAGAATTGGatcaaatgttaaatttcaatcTTGTGTTAAAAATAGCGGAAATAAAGAACATTCCTTAACAAATGGTAAAAAATCTTCACCTGATGATACAAACTCTGTTAAAACTAACACTCTTCCTTCTCACGgtgtttcattaaataatgaCTCAGTCATTACCAAAGAAATTTCTTCCACCAACTCTGGTACTTTGTCGAATCAAAGTTTATCATTACTGCAAAAATgtaaacctttaaaaattgtgcttaaagattattttaggACCCAAAACTTGGATGCTTCACTTTACCTTAGTAGCCAAGTAgttgataattttgtaaattatcatTCTCAACTGTCAACTCTTAATGTACCTGGCTCTATTGTACCTAAAAATTGTTCCTCAACTCAGTTAAGTATGAGCAAAATCTCCGATTCATCACTGTTTCTTAGCAGTCAAGTTGTTGAAGATTTTGTAAGTTATCAAACAAAAGAGTCAACTCTTGAAGTATCTGAGTCTACTTTTCTTGAAGATTGTCCAGAGTCTCAAATAATGACCCAAAATTCAGATACATCATTACATCTTTCCAGCCAGGTAGTCAgcgattttgtaaattttcagtATCAAGAATCTTGTTCCGAAGTGTCTAAATATTCTACTGTACATAaagatagttttgaaaattctgaaGCTTCATTGTATCTGAGTAGCCAAGTTGTTaatgattttgcaaattttcagtCTCGAGAATCCACTCTTGAAGTGCCAGACTGTTCTGGCTTTTCAGGCGAATGCACTCTGACTGAATCCTTAAGAAAATCCTGTAAGCGTATGGATTCATGTGAATTCGATGAGAACTTTGTATACAGCAAAAAGGCTAAAATGAAAGAGTTAAGAATTTTGACTCAATCTGAACTGCCCCTTTTGGCTGAAAATTCCAAACCACAAAATgtcacagttaaaaaaaagaaccctGCAACTTGTAAATCTCCTTCATGTACGagtacaaaaaagaagaatggAAATGAATCACCTgctcaaataaaagaaattaccaGATCTAGCTCACGGAATAATAAAAGACTGGGTGTAGttgatcatgaaaaaaataatatttctgaaaagtcTTTTGATAATTCCTCTATTCCATTTTTGGAATACATTCAGAGCTCACTTTTGGAACAAAATGAAGATTTGAAACGTCCTCAAACCTCTATTAATGTCAGTCTTGAAGGCAAcaatagtaaatttaaccgatcCTCTGAAAAATCATCTGTGTCTAGTATAATCTGTTTGGAAAAGCAGCAAGtgaaaagtaattctttagagTATGtgtcatattttgaaaagaaaccacatagaaaaaataatgtgaagAAACCTGAAAGAGCCTCGAGATTGAGATCTATAAGTTCTTTATGCTGGAATAATGATTATGTGAGTTCTagtggaagaaatttttctccTGAAATGAATAATGAggaagttttaataaatgttaataagaaGAATACTACCAAACAGAAATCACCCCTTGAAACTGTACCAAAGTGCACAGTGGACTCTTGTTTTGATATCTTCCCTAAAGGAGTAGCTCTTTGTTTCAAAACATTAGAGCAAATTGTGTTCACAGAAGATGGTGTTAAATTCATCATCCATTACATTGCTAATGGACTGAGTGATGCTGCTAAGGCAACCGATAATCGGGATGTAATACTTTACATCCTCAAGTATCTTTCTATGTCTCAAAGAAATCCCATTGCCGTCTTTCGAGACACTAAAGATCCTTCTGCACTCTTGCCACTGGTCGAGAGTTGTCTTGCTTCTGCTATCCTCATTGTTAACTCTAATTTAAAAGACTCTGATTGGTTACCTGATTTAATCAATGTGATGTATCAGATGATTCTTTCAAAAGCATCTTTATCTCTTTTTGCTTTATGTTCAATGTGCAGAGTTCTTATTGAAGTTTGCAAGCAGCTGCAGAATAAGGAAATACCCATCACATTTGCCTGTGACGTGctgaaaatgaaacataaatactCCATAATGTTGATAACCTATATTGTTGGATTGTGGCCTGAGCTTTTTTACCTACCTTTAGAGGCACCTG ATGAAGAGAAAATTTTCTATGGTGCCTTGCATTATGGAGCTCTGAAGAAATGccaggaaataaaatttaaagatcatATAACGTGTGTCAGTCTCCTCAATGAATTAATGATAATACCTGCTATTTTAGATGTAGATTGTTGTACAGATATTTTGATCAAAGATATAAAAGAAATGTGCCTGAAAG CTCCCAGTGAAAATGAGGTGATGATGTCAACTAttccattattaatatttgctgCTCAAGAAGGCTGGCAGTGGGCCAAAGATAAGCTACTAGAACCACACATTATCCCTGCTATAACTGCCTATTCAGAATTGGACACAAATGAGAAAGCTCTTACTATATTCTGCAATCTTTATG ctgaaatttgctttttctcACCTGATGGAACCTACCCAGAATTATTTCTTATGAACTGCTTTGAAAAGCATTCATCAGATGTTG GATATAACTTGATACAAGATGCTACTGCTTTAACCTCTTTAAAATTAATCGTTTTTCGAGGGCAGCAACTTCCACAGAATTTGGCGGATTGGATAGCAGCCAATGA